The following proteins are co-located in the Camelina sativa cultivar DH55 chromosome 12, Cs, whole genome shotgun sequence genome:
- the LOC104733896 gene encoding uncharacterized protein LOC104733896 translates to MVILNHECSAIIQRTTAPKKLSDPGSFTLPCSIGPLTFGRCLCDLGASVSLMPLTVAKRLGFEKFKPTDIQLVLADQTTRLPSGILEDLPIKVGSVDVPTDFVVLEMDVEQVDPLILGRPFLATAGAMIDVRNKKIDLKLVEDLTMQF, encoded by the coding sequence ATGGTCATACTCAATCACGAGTGCAGTGCTATAATCCAGAGGACTACTGCACCTAAGAAATTGAGCGACCCGGGGTCGTTTACTTTACCTTGCTCGATTGGACCTTTGACGTTCGGAAGATGTCTCTGCGATTTGGGGGCATCGGTCAGCCTAATGCCTTTAACTGTAGCCAAACGTCTTGGATTTGAGAAGTTCAAACCCACCGACATCCAACTGGTCCTAGCAGATCAAACTACAAGGTTGCCAAGCGGAATATTGGAAGACTTGCCGATCAAGGTAGGGTCAGTAGACGTACCAACCGACTTCGTGGTTTTGGAGATGGATGTGGAGCAAGTGGATCCGCTTATCTTAGGACGACCATTTTTAGCCACCGCAGGGGCAATGATAGATGTGAGGAACAAGAAGATCGATCTGAAGCTTGTGGAAGACCTTACTATGCAGTTTTGA